The proteins below come from a single Parageobacillus toebii NBRC 107807 genomic window:
- a CDS encoding YjcZ family sporulation protein yields MGAPYAGGFALIVVLFILLIIVGCSCLF; encoded by the coding sequence ATGGGCGCACCTTATGCAGGAGGCTTTGCGTTAATTGTTGTGTTGTTTATTTTGTTAATTATTGTTGGATGCTCATGTTTATTCTAA
- a CDS encoding peptidylprolyl isomerase — protein sequence MRKWMIVAAVAAVFGLSACNNGDSEVIVKTKDGNITKEEFYNEMKARVGKEVIRDLVHEKVLSKKYKVTDKEIDKEIENLKEMYGTQYDLVVQQNGEKAIRDMVKLDLLRQKAAMEDIKVTDKELKDYYKNYKPKIRASHILVKDEKTAEEIKTKLDKGEDFAKLAKQYSQDPGSAPNGGDLGWFGPGKMVKEFEDAAYKLKVGQVSDPVKTDYGYHIIKVTDKEEKKPFNEMKEEIEFEVKQSKLDPAKVQSKVEKLIKDAKVEIEDKDLQDVLK from the coding sequence ATGAGAAAATGGATGATCGTTGCAGCCGTCGCCGCTGTTTTTGGGCTTTCGGCCTGCAATAACGGCGATTCTGAAGTCATTGTAAAAACAAAGGACGGCAACATCACAAAAGAAGAATTTTATAATGAAATGAAGGCCCGCGTAGGCAAGGAAGTGATTCGTGACCTTGTTCATGAAAAAGTATTAAGCAAAAAATATAAAGTGACGGACAAGGAAATCGATAAAGAAATCGAGAACTTAAAAGAAATGTATGGAACGCAATATGATTTAGTCGTTCAGCAAAATGGAGAAAAAGCGATCCGGGATATGGTGAAACTGGATCTTTTGCGGCAAAAAGCAGCAATGGAAGATATAAAAGTAACGGATAAAGAGTTAAAAGACTATTATAAGAACTATAAACCGAAAATTAGAGCGAGCCACATTTTAGTAAAAGATGAAAAGACAGCAGAAGAAATTAAAACGAAGCTTGATAAAGGAGAAGACTTCGCAAAGCTTGCGAAACAATATTCACAAGACCCAGGGTCAGCACCGAATGGCGGCGATTTAGGCTGGTTTGGACCTGGAAAAATGGTGAAAGAATTTGAAGATGCGGCCTATAAGCTAAAAGTAGGACAAGTGAGCGATCCGGTGAAAACAGACTATGGCTACCATATCATCAAAGTAACGGATAAAGAGGAGAAAAAGCCGTTTAACGAAATGAAAGAGGAAATCGAATTCGAAGTAAAACAAAGCAAATTGGATCCAGCAAAAGTACAATCAAAAGTAGAAAAACTGATAAAAGATGCAAAAGTGGAGATTGAAGATAAAGATTTGCAAGATGTGTTAAAATAA
- a CDS encoding HIT family protein encodes MSECIFCKIVNGDIPAAKVYEDEHVLAFLDISQVTKGHTLVIPKVHKENIFELTPDVASHVFTVVPKIANAIKKQFSPAGLNLLNNNGEQAGQTVFHYHVHLIPRYGKGDGFGAVWKSHASDYTFDDLQTIAATIQKGLE; translated from the coding sequence GTGAGTGAATGCATTTTTTGCAAAATTGTAAACGGAGACATCCCAGCGGCAAAAGTGTATGAAGATGAACATGTATTGGCTTTTCTCGACATCAGCCAAGTAACGAAAGGGCATACGCTTGTCATTCCAAAAGTACATAAAGAAAACATTTTTGAACTCACTCCAGATGTTGCAAGCCACGTCTTTACCGTTGTTCCAAAAATCGCAAACGCGATCAAAAAACAATTTTCCCCAGCCGGCTTAAATTTACTAAACAATAACGGTGAACAAGCAGGGCAAACTGTCTTTCATTATCATGTTCACTTAATCCCTCGTTACGGCAAAGGAGATGGATTTGGCGCTGTATGGAAATCCCATGCAAGCGATTATACGTTTGACGATTTACAAACCATTGCCGCAACAATTCAAAAAGGATTGGAATGA
- a CDS encoding ABC transporter ATP-binding protein, with protein MALLEVQHLYGGYTKQNVLEDVSFTVDRGEIVGLIGLNGAGKSTTIKHIIGLMEPRKGTITINGKTFSEQPDVYRSQFTYIPETPILYEELTLEEHLQLTAMAYGLEKHEYERRLPPLLKEFRMEKRLKWFPAHFSKGMKQKVMIMCAFLVEPELYIIDEPFLGLDPLGIHSLLEQMQQMKKKGAGILMSTHILATAEKYCDSFVILHNGKVRAKGTLEELREQFSSPAATLDELYIALTKEESV; from the coding sequence ATGGCGCTTTTGGAAGTTCAACATTTATACGGGGGATATACGAAGCAAAACGTGCTCGAAGATGTTTCGTTTACCGTCGATCGCGGGGAAATAGTTGGTTTAATCGGTCTAAACGGCGCGGGAAAAAGTACGACGATCAAGCATATTATTGGGCTGATGGAACCGAGGAAAGGGACGATTACGATTAACGGAAAAACGTTTTCGGAACAGCCGGATGTATATCGTTCGCAATTTACATATATACCAGAAACACCTATTTTGTACGAGGAACTGACATTGGAGGAACATTTGCAATTAACGGCGATGGCTTATGGATTGGAAAAACATGAATACGAACGGCGTCTTCCGCCGTTATTAAAAGAATTTCGCATGGAGAAAAGGTTAAAATGGTTTCCTGCTCATTTTTCCAAGGGAATGAAGCAGAAAGTCATGATTATGTGCGCCTTTTTAGTGGAGCCAGAGCTTTATATCATTGACGAGCCGTTTCTTGGCCTTGATCCGTTAGGGATTCATTCTTTGCTTGAACAAATGCAGCAAATGAAGAAAAAAGGGGCGGGCATTTTAATGTCGACACATATTTTGGCGACAGCAGAAAAATATTGTGATTCGTTTGTCATTTTGCATAACGGAAAAGTAAGGGCGAAAGGAACGCTCGAGGAGTTGCGTGAACAATTTTCTTCTCCAGCGGCAACGTTGGATGAACTATATATTGCGTTAACAAAGGAAGAAAGCGTATGA
- a CDS encoding ABC transporter permease codes for MMDGKKLWNDRLYQEVRKMRRYLRYMLNDHLLFILLIGIGLGAVAYHRWVQTLPPHFPYPIIAALIFSFVLTFGSLRTLFQEADIVFLLPSETKLRPYIQRAFLLSFLLQGYGLLLVWLAIAPLHRKFSDVSLWLLFFVLLVLKGWNLFISWKGNYFIEPLAHRLSMVARFGVNALFVYFLLVPVSVLFLLALCAIIAGITVYLVQATKRKGWKWERLIEQETSAVRTFYRIANLFTDVPQWKEEAKRRRWLDFLVSMIPYHPKNTFLYLYARTFIRSGGYLGLYIRLIAIGLLFLYIVPSEYGKIAASLFFLYITGFQLFALIDHHRTNLLIRLYPLPNDVRKQALCRLLFFLLMVQNIVFSLFLFLLYAGWIWGASWMAGAVFSYWLLFHYLSKRRKREGKI; via the coding sequence ATGATGGATGGAAAAAAACTATGGAACGACCGCCTTTATCAAGAAGTGCGAAAAATGCGGCGCTATTTACGTTATATGTTGAACGATCATCTATTGTTTATATTGCTCATTGGCATTGGCCTAGGGGCGGTCGCCTACCATCGTTGGGTACAAACGCTTCCGCCGCATTTTCCTTATCCCATCATTGCCGCACTGATTTTTTCTTTCGTATTGACGTTTGGTTCGTTGCGCACGTTATTTCAAGAAGCGGATATCGTGTTTTTATTGCCGTCTGAGACAAAGCTTCGTCCATATATTCAACGGGCTTTTTTGCTGAGTTTTCTTTTGCAGGGATATGGGCTGCTTCTTGTATGGTTGGCAATTGCGCCGCTTCACCGGAAGTTTTCCGATGTTTCTTTATGGCTGCTGTTTTTCGTGTTGCTCGTTTTGAAAGGATGGAATTTGTTTATAAGCTGGAAAGGAAATTATTTTATTGAACCGCTTGCCCATCGTCTTAGCATGGTCGCACGGTTTGGGGTCAATGCTCTTTTTGTTTACTTTTTGCTTGTTCCTGTTTCGGTTTTGTTTTTACTTGCTCTATGTGCCATCATCGCAGGCATAACGGTTTATTTGGTGCAAGCAACAAAGCGAAAAGGATGGAAATGGGAGCGGCTCATTGAACAAGAAACAAGTGCGGTGCGCACATTTTACCGTATCGCCAATTTATTTACCGATGTTCCACAATGGAAAGAGGAGGCGAAACGCCGGCGCTGGCTTGATTTTCTAGTTTCTATGATTCCATATCATCCAAAAAATACGTTTCTTTATTTGTACGCAAGAACATTCATCCGTTCGGGCGGATATTTAGGTCTTTATATCCGTTTAATCGCAATCGGATTGTTATTTCTTTATATTGTTCCATCCGAATACGGAAAAATCGCCGCGTCGTTATTTTTTCTTTACATCACCGGCTTTCAATTATTCGCATTGATCGACCATCACCGGACAAACTTGTTGATCCGATTATATCCGCTTCCAAACGATGTGCGGAAACAGGCATTATGCCGCCTTCTCTTTTTCTTATTAATGGTGCAAAACATTGTTTTCAGTTTGTTTTTATTCCTGCTTTATGCTGGCTGGATATGGGGAGCGTCATGGATGGCAGGAGCTGTTTTTAGTTATTGGCTACTGTTTCATTATCTTTCCAAACGTCGCAAGCGGGAGGGAAAAATATGA